A single window of Scylla paramamosain isolate STU-SP2022 chromosome 41, ASM3559412v1, whole genome shotgun sequence DNA harbors:
- the LOC135092973 gene encoding uncharacterized protein LOC135092973, whose protein sequence is MEWANGDIRVGTGRAPPRPKVHETVVDMHGYPPARDYPPQTHLDYGSVGVPRAECTPKHCGYGGPPTSGHHPYGITHPNYQTSGSAPGAAPPIRASARVSGGAACEYRPACYSSADRPPRTDLGPPPDIHPEVRPAEARPPPDVHRDVPPELRQEARPECYEARGGRSHHASHCDLREFQEWRELRGSRESVGTLPPELESHLRECRCPCDHLGYGNYQLPHPPLTPPGTRADTSTPYTPFRHPTPHPPPPSLPPSTHSAY, encoded by the exons ATGGAGTGGGCCAACGGGGACATCCGCGTCGGTACGGGGcgtgccccgccccgccccaagGTGCACGAGACCGTGGTCGACATGCACGGCTACCCGCCCGCCCGCGACTACCCGCCCCAGACCCACCTGGACTACGGCTCGGTGGGCGTGCCGCGGGCCGAGTGCACGCCCAAGCACTGCGGGTACGGCGGCCCGCCCACCAGCGGCCACCACCCGTATGGCATCACGCACCCCAACTACCAGACTTCAGGCTCAGCCCCGGGGGCGGCTCCCCCTATCCGGGCGAGCGCC CGAGTGTCCGGGGGCGCGGCGTGTGAGTACCGGCCCGCCTGCTACTCCTCCGCCGACCGTCCGCCCCGCACCGACCTGGGGCCGCCCCCGGACATCCACCCCGAAGTGCGGCCCGCCGAGGCGCGGCCGCCGCCCGACGTGCACCGCGACGTGCCGCCGGAACTGCGTCAGGAGGCGCGGCCCGAGTGCTACGAGGCGCGCGGCGGCCGCAGCCACCACGCCAGCCACTGCGACCTGCGGGAGTTCCAGGAGTGGCGGGAGCTGCGCGGCTCCAGGGAGTCCGTGGGCACGCTGCCGCCAGAGCTAGAGTCACACCTGCGGGAGTGCCGCTGCCCCTGCGACCACCTGGGCTACGGCAACTACCAG CTTCCTCACCCGCCACTCACGCCGCCAGGCACCCGCGCCGACACCTCCACACCCTACACGCCCTTCCGCCACCCCACgccccatcccccacccccctcgctgcctccctccacccactca